One segment of Montipora capricornis isolate CH-2021 unplaced genomic scaffold, ASM3666992v2 scaffold_477, whole genome shotgun sequence DNA contains the following:
- the LOC138036322 gene encoding uncharacterized protein: protein MALFACSLTRGVHLELLPSLETGKFLPCLKRFIARWGRPKILYSDNGGTFVKAAKWLKGVERDEEIQGFLERQEIQGHFNLPRAPWWGGQFERLIAVVKRAFNKTIGATTLTWDELSDALLDVEVQINRRPPSYVDDDVQLPILTPSAFLFQRSNLSPEQEPWREGNVDLRRRGKYLRSCKDQLWRRWTREYLTALRKRHNLNHKRKNFEVAVGDVVLNKAEDKNRNKGRWT from the coding sequence ATGGCCTTGTTTGCCTGCAGTTTAACGCGAGGTGTCCATCTTGAGCTGTTACCAAGCCTAGAAACTGGGAAGTTCCTTCCATGCCTGAAACGATTCATTGCAAGATGGGGCCGACCGAAGATACTGTACTCGGACAATGGAGGAACGTTCGTCAAAGCAGCTAAGTGGCTTAAAGGGGTTGAACGAGATGAAGAAATACAAGGATTCCTCGAGCGACAAGAGATCcaggggcactttaaccttCCCAGAGCACCATGGTGGGGAGGGCAATTTGAGCGACTTATCGCTGTTGTCAAGCGTGCCTTTAACAAGACCATCGGAGCAACAACGTTGACTTGGGATGAGCTCAGTGATGCCCTACTTGATGTGGAAGTCCAAATTAATCGCCGGCCACCGAGCTATGTCGATGATGACGTTCAGCTGCCAATCCTTACCCCATCAGCGTTCCTGTTTCAGCGTTCAAACTTGTCACCAGAGCAAGAACCTTGGAGAGAAGGAAATGTGGACTTGAGGAGACGTGGGAAATACCTCAGGTCTTGCAAAGATCAGTTATGGCGCCGTTGGACAAGGGAGTATTTGACGGCTCTCCGCAAGAGACATAATCTAAACCACAAGCGCAAGAACTTCGAGGTAGCAGTAG